The DNA sequence CGACACCTTCATCGCGCTCACCCACGCGAGCGGGGTCCGCTCCCACCTCTACGTCAGCGCGACCACGGCCCAGCTGGGCCCGCGGTTCCGCGTCCTGGGCTCCCGCGCGGGCTACGTCAAGTACGGCCTGGACCCCCAGGAGGGGGCACTGCGCGAGGGTCTGCGCCCCGGCGACCCCGACCGGACCTGGGGCGAGGAGCCCGAGCACCTGTGGGGCCGACTGGGCTCCGGGGAATCACCGCTGACCGGCGGGGGCACCCCGGTGCGCACGGCGCCGGGCGACTACCCCGCGTACTACGCGGCCGTGGCGGCGGCCTTGCGCGATGGCGGCCCGGCCCCCGTCACGGCCTTGGAGGCGGCGCACTGCCTGGACGTACTGGAGGCGGCCCGCAGGTCGTCGAAGGACGGGTGCACGGTGAAGGTCTGACCCCGTCCGCGCCCTGCCGGAGAACGGGAAAGGGAAAGGGGCGGCGCCGTCTGCGACGGCACCGCCCCTCCCTGTCGGTCTGTCGGTCTGTCGGTCCGCGAGGACCTGCTACGCGTCCTTGAACTCCTGGCGCTGACGGCCGAGCCCGTCGATCTCCAGCTCCACGACGTCGCCGGCCCGCAGGAACGGCTTCGGCTCCGGCTGACCCGCGGCCACTCCGGCCGGGGTGCCGGTGACGATGACGTCGCCCGGGTACAGGGTCATGAACTGGCTGACGTACCGCACGACCTCGCCGACGGCGAAGATCTGGTCGGACGTGTTGCCGTCCTGCTTGAGCTCACCGTTGACCCACAGCTTGACGTCCAGCGCCTGCGGGTCCGGGATCTCGTCCGCGGTGACCAGCCAGGGGCCGAGCGGGGTGAAGGTCTCGCAGTTCTTGCCCTTGTCCCAGGTGCCGCCGCGCTCGATCTGGAAGGCGCGCTCGGTCACATCGTTGACCAGCACGTACCCGCCGACGTGTGCCAGGCCCTCCTCGGGGGAGGCCAGGTAGCGGGCGGTGGCACCGATGACGACGCCGAGCTCGGCCTCCCAGTCGGTCTTGACGCTGGTGCGCGGGATCAGCACGGTGTCGTCGGGGCCGACCACGGTGTCCGGGGCCTTGAGGAACACGATCGGCTCGGCCGGCGCCTCGGCGCCCACCTCGGCCGCGTGCCCGTGGTAGTTCAGGCCGATGCCCACGACCTTGCCTATGCGGCCGACCGCGGACCCGATCCGCAGACCCTCGGCGTCCAGCACCGGGAGCTCACCGGACCCGGCCGCGTCCCGTACCCGGGACAGCACGGAGTCGTCGGAGAGCAGCGCGCCGTCCACATCCGTGATCAGGCCGGACAGGTCCCGCAGGGTCCCGTCCTGGTCGAGCAGCGCGGGGCGCTCCGACCCGACGGGTCCTACACGCAGCAGCTTCATGGGCATTCTCCCGTGGTCGAGGGTGGTCGGCCCATGGGCATGCCCCGGGCCGGACGATGGGTTGCGGCCATCGGAGGATTGGTCGATCCTCCAAGATGTCGGCCTCATCCGCAAGACCCTGTTCACATGACGGAACGCTCTGCTCCGCCGAGCTCCTGCCCGGCACGCTCCGCCCGGTCCTTCCGGTGCTGGAGCCAGAGGCGCTCGCCCACCGACCAGGCGGCGGTGGTGACCAGGTACAGCCCGGCCGCCAGCGGCACCAGGGCAGCCGTGATCAGCGTCCCGAAGGACAGCAGGGGCAGTACGCCGCCCAGCTTGCGCATGACCTCCTGCTGCTCGGCACTCAAGCCGGCGACCGCCCCGGCCCCACCGGCCCCCGAGACCCCGAGCCCCCCGGCCTTGCCTGCGCCCGCCGTGGCACGGCCACCCCTGGCACCGCCGGCCTTGGCGCCGCCAGCCTTGCCTGCGCCCGCCTTGGCGCCGGCAGCCCCGCCGACCCTGCCGGCCTTGACCCCGCCGGCTTTGCCCCCGCCGGCCTTGACCCCGCCCGCCCCAACCCCGGCAGCCCCGGCCCCACCCGTGGCAGCGGCCAGCGCCGCGGCCTTTCGTCCGCGGACCGCACTCCACGCGGCCACCACCGCGACGACCGCGAACAGCCCGAGGAACACCAGCCCCCGCTCCCCGAAGAGGCCACCCTCCCCGAGTGCGTCCCCCCACCGGTCCCCGAGCGGCGCGGCGAACAGCCGGTGCCCGAGCAGCTCGTTGGCGGCCCCGCCGATCTCCGCCGAGGAGAACGCCCGGTACATCAGGAAGAACACCGGCAGCTGGAGCAGCACCGGCAGCAGGCCCGCAACCGGGGTCGCCCCACGGAAGGAGGCCCGGCTCAGCGGGTACAGCGCGAGCCGCACGAGCACGGTGAACAGCACGATCGCGGCAGCGGTCGCGGACTCGGCCAGCACCGGCTCCAGCAGCCGGCCCAGCACAGCAACAAGATCGATGAAAACGGACACGTCGGCCCTCCGAAGGGACTCGTCGAACGTCGAAAGAGATGCGTTTCGGCGTGACGACCCGCGAGGGGCGGCAAGGTGAAGCGATCAGAAGTGATCAGGAGGAAGGAGCTGCGCGCCCCTACGCGGCCGTCGGGAGGAGACGGCCGGGCGCCCTGGGCCGCGACCGGCCCGAAGCGTCGGGATCGCGCTGCGGCAAGAACGCCGTGCGCTGCTCGCGATCACGGATCGCGGTACGTATTCGGTGCGGCGGCACCGGCCGGACCAGCTGGGCGGCCAGGGCCGAGGCACCCACGGCGAAGCTCGCCGCGAGGACCACCACGACCGCGCCGAGCCCGCCCTCCCCGGCGAACAGCCCGAGGAAGCCGCCGAGCATCAGGAGGGAGGCCAGCAGTGCCACGAAGCGCGCGGACGGCGCCGCGCACCGCACGGGGCGAAGCCCGCTGTGCTCTGCCATACGAACCACCCCCCTTCGCGCACCGGCTACTTGCACTCGTACTCGTACTCGCGATCGATACTAACCGCGTGCACTGACAACGGACGGAACCTCGTTTTGATCCCCGGTTCCCGGCAGAGGATCGCGCGCCAGCACCTCCCCGTCGGATCGGCGGTCCGGCCCGCCGCCCCCGCCCACCGCCCGCTCCCGCGGACCGAGCCAGGTCACGGTCAGCGCGACCCCCAGGTTCACCGCGAGGGCGACCATTCCGGCGTTCACCCCCCACACCGGGTCGTTGCCCGTGAAGACCAGCCCGCAGACCACCGTGACCCCCGCGACCAGCCCGCACACCGCGGCCGCCGTCGTGAGCCGGCGCCACACCAGGCCCAGCAGCAGCATCGGCACCAGTTGCGCCATGCCCTCGTAGGACACGAGCGAGAGCCTGACCAGCGTGTTCGGCGCCGTGTACGTCATCACCAGCGCGATCGTCCCGGCCGCCACCACGACCACCTGCGAGGCGAGCTTCTGCCGCTCCCCCGAGCTCCACCGCGGCACGAGCGAGAGCACGCTGCGCCCCCACATCGTGCCGATGACCAGCATGAACACCGCCATCGGCACGATCGACGACAGCGCCGCCGCGACCCCGATCACCCCCACCGCCCACGCCGGCAGGGAGTCCACGACCAGCTTGAACAGCGCGAGGTTGGACTCGGCGCCCGTCAGTCCCGGTACGACGAACAGCGCCGCCATGCCCAGCAGCATCGGCACGAAGAGCAGCACGTTGTAGGCGGGCAGCAGGATGGCGTTGCGGCGCAGCGCGTCGGCACTGCGCGCGCCCAGGTACCCCGCGACCGTGGTCGGGAAGATGACGACGGTCAGCGCGTTCAGCACGGTGGTGGAGGCGAACCACCCCACCACCAGCTCGCCCCGGCCGCCCTCCCCGCTGCCGGCTCCGGGGAGGGTCAGCCACTGCGGGCGTTCGGCCGTGAGCCGGTCGAAGAGCTCTCCGTAGCCGCCGAAGTAGTGCTGGGGCACGTAGACGGCGAGGAACCCGAGGGTGCCGATGACCAGCACGTCCTTCAGCACGGACACCCACGCACTACCCCGCAGCCCACTCACCACGACGAAGCCGGTGGTGACGGCGAAGGCGATGAAGTACGCCCATTCCAGGGACACCGCCCCATAGGTCACCGTCGAGACCACCACACCCATTCCGGTGATCTGGAGCTGGATGTAGGGGAGCAGGAAGACGGTCGCGAGGACGGCGACCGCCGCACCGAGCCAGGGACGCCCGTACCGGTGGCTCACCATGTCGGTGATGCCGACGAGGCCGTGGCGGCGCGCGTAGTCCCACAACATGGGCCCGACGACGTAACCGACGGCGTAGCCGCAGGACATGTACGCGACCACGTACATCACCGGGGCTCCGTAGTTGTAGCCCCAGCCGGCCGCGCCGAGGTAGCTGAAGCTCGTATACCCCTCGCCCGCCATCAGGACCCAGATGAAGACGGTGCCGAGCGAACGCCCGCCCACCGACCACTCGGCGAGCCCGCCCGCGCCCCCGCCGCGTCCGCGCACCGCGAGCAGTCCGAGCGCCACGGTGGCCACCATGAACACGCCGAAGACGGTGGTCGCCACGGCCACCTGACTCATCGGTGATCACCGCGCCAGGTCAGCCAGACCGCGAGCGGGGTCAGCAGGGTCGCCCCGGCGAACCAGAGGAGCAGGAACGGTACGCCGCCCAGCGCCGGCTCCACCCGGTTCGCGAGCGGCAGCACACCGACGAACAAGACGAACGGCACGGCAAGCCACAACAACTGCGGACGCTTCACCCTTTTCGGACGCACCGCCCCACCCTACGATCCAGCCCGCCCATCCGCCCATCCACCCATCCACCCGTCCACCCGTCCACCCGTCCACCCGTCAGCGCTTGAGGGTCCCCCACACCACGAGCCGGTACTTGGAGCTGTACTCGGGCGTGCAGGTGGTCAGCGTGATGTACGCACCGGGCTCGCTGTAGCCGGCCCCCGGCGTGACGGCGCTGCGCGGGACGGGCGCGATCACCCCGGTGTCGCGCTCGGTCGTCTCCGCCAGCGTCTGGCCGACGAGGTACACGTACCGCTTCCCCCGCACATCCACGATCAGCTCGTCCCCGGCCCTGAGCCGGTTGATGTAACGGAAGGGCTCCCCGTGCGTGTTGCGGTGTCCGGCGAGCGCGAAGTTCCCCTCGGCCCCCGGCCGCGCGGTCCCGGCGTAATGCCCGGCGTACCCCTTGTCGAGCACCGACCGCTTGTCCACGCCCTGCGCGACGGGTACGGCGACGCCCAGACGCGGAATGCGCAGGACGCCGTACGCGGACGCCCGACGCGGCGGATCGGCGGTACGCGGCCCGGAGTTCCCGGCGGGGGCACCACCCGGGGACCCGGAATCGCCCGAACCGTCGGACGGCCCGACGGAAGCCTCGGCGCCCGGCCCCTCCTCCGTCCCCTGCCCCTGCCCCTCCTCCTCGGGACCGGCGGGCCACCCGCCCTCCTCGAGCTCCCTGACCACCTCGTGCGCGGCGCTCAGCGCCTGCCGGTTGGTCCACCACACCTGGTGCACCACCAGCAACATCACCACCACGCCGACCGTGACGGCCAGTTCACCGGCCGCCCACAACGCCCCGGCGAGACCGGCCCGGCGACCATGCCAGGCCCGCCGGCCCTTCCCCTGCACCACGACCCGCACGCGATCTCGCACGGGCGGCACCTTAAGTCCTCCCCCCTCAACTGACCAGCGGCAGTACGCTGCAAACCATGCGCCCCGACACGCCTGCCGAGCACATCGCCGAAGCCGAGCGCCTCATCCGCACGGCGACCCGCTACCCCGAGGACCAGGAGCCCCTGCTCCTCCAGGCCGCGGCCCACCTCGAACTGGCCAACGAACGCGAGCGGGCGAGCGCCCTCTACGACCGACTCCTCTCCGACGAGAGAGTCGACGACCCCTCCCTCATCAAGGCCCTCCAGGCGGCCAACCTCTGGGAGTACGGCCACGAGCCCGAGGCCCGCGCCCTCATCCAGGGCATCCGCGCGGCGGCCCCCTCGGACCCCGCCCCCTGGGAGGTCATCGCCGAAGCCCTGGAGGCCCACGACGAACTCGAGGCCTCCCACGAGTGCTTCACGGAGGCGGCCACCCTCCTGGTCCCGGACAACGCCCCGCTCACCCCGGCCACGACCGCGCTCCTCACGGGCCGCCACCGCGTACGCCGCCTCCTCGGACTCCCCCACGACGACTGGGACATGGTCGCGGACACCCGCCACATCGGCCCGATCCCGCTGGACGAACTCCACGACCCCAAGCGCATCTGGGCCCTCGGCTCCGACGACCCCGCCGAACTCCGCGCCGAGATCGCCCGCCTGCGCGCCGAACTCGGCGACCGCCGCGCCGCGCTCTCCCGCCCCTTCCCCGTCGCCATCCTCCACTGGCCGGCGCGCGAGCTGGCAGAACTCCTCACCTCGTACCCCACCCTCTCGGCGGAGTACCCCTCCCACGACGCCCACCTGGCCCAGGTCGAAGCCTCCCTCCGCACCCTCGCCGCCTCGGGCACGACGAACC is a window from the Streptomyces sp. NBC_01244 genome containing:
- a CDS encoding fumarylacetoacetate hydrolase family protein; the protein is MKLLRVGPVGSERPALLDQDGTLRDLSGLITDVDGALLSDDSVLSRVRDAAGSGELPVLDAEGLRIGSAVGRIGKVVGIGLNYHGHAAEVGAEAPAEPIVFLKAPDTVVGPDDTVLIPRTSVKTDWEAELGVVIGATARYLASPEEGLAHVGGYVLVNDVTERAFQIERGGTWDKGKNCETFTPLGPWLVTADEIPDPQALDVKLWVNGELKQDGNTSDQIFAVGEVVRYVSQFMTLYPGDVIVTGTPAGVAAGQPEPKPFLRAGDVVELEIDGLGRQRQEFKDA
- a CDS encoding DUF6412 domain-containing protein: MAEHSGLRPVRCAAPSARFVALLASLLMLGGFLGLFAGEGGLGAVVVVLAASFAVGASALAAQLVRPVPPHRIRTAIRDREQRTAFLPQRDPDASGRSRPRAPGRLLPTAA
- a CDS encoding sodium:solute symporter family protein; this translates as MSQVAVATTVFGVFMVATVALGLLAVRGRGGGAGGLAEWSVGGRSLGTVFIWVLMAGEGYTSFSYLGAAGWGYNYGAPVMYVVAYMSCGYAVGYVVGPMLWDYARRHGLVGITDMVSHRYGRPWLGAAVAVLATVFLLPYIQLQITGMGVVVSTVTYGAVSLEWAYFIAFAVTTGFVVVSGLRGSAWVSVLKDVLVIGTLGFLAVYVPQHYFGGYGELFDRLTAERPQWLTLPGAGSGEGGRGELVVGWFASTTVLNALTVVIFPTTVAGYLGARSADALRRNAILLPAYNVLLFVPMLLGMAALFVVPGLTGAESNLALFKLVVDSLPAWAVGVIGVAAALSSIVPMAVFMLVIGTMWGRSVLSLVPRWSSGERQKLASQVVVVAAGTIALVMTYTAPNTLVRLSLVSYEGMAQLVPMLLLGLVWRRLTTAAAVCGLVAGVTVVCGLVFTGNDPVWGVNAGMVALAVNLGVALTVTWLGPRERAVGGGGGPDRRSDGEVLARDPLPGTGDQNEVPSVVSARG
- a CDS encoding DUF3311 domain-containing protein gives rise to the protein MRPKRVKRPQLLWLAVPFVLFVGVLPLANRVEPALGGVPFLLLWFAGATLLTPLAVWLTWRGDHR
- a CDS encoding class E sortase: MRDRVRVVVQGKGRRAWHGRRAGLAGALWAAGELAVTVGVVVMLLVVHQVWWTNRQALSAAHEVVRELEEGGWPAGPEEEGQGQGTEEGPGAEASVGPSDGSGDSGSPGGAPAGNSGPRTADPPRRASAYGVLRIPRLGVAVPVAQGVDKRSVLDKGYAGHYAGTARPGAEGNFALAGHRNTHGEPFRYINRLRAGDELIVDVRGKRYVYLVGQTLAETTERDTGVIAPVPRSAVTPGAGYSEPGAYITLTTCTPEYSSKYRLVVWGTLKR
- a CDS encoding SEC-C metal-binding domain-containing protein codes for the protein MRPDTPAEHIAEAERLIRTATRYPEDQEPLLLQAAAHLELANERERASALYDRLLSDERVDDPSLIKALQAANLWEYGHEPEARALIQGIRAAAPSDPAPWEVIAEALEAHDELEASHECFTEAATLLVPDNAPLTPATTALLTGRHRVRRLLGLPHDDWDMVADTRHIGPIPLDELHDPKRIWALGSDDPAELRAEIARLRAELGDRRAALSRPFPVAILHWPARELAELLTSYPTLSAEYPSHDAHLAQVEASLRTLAASGTTNLGIVTASVPSYEAFAASEKTSPSSPSLLAEYATTLAARGKATPWPPTRTTPCWCASGRPYGECHGAG